The following are encoded together in the Triticum dicoccoides isolate Atlit2015 ecotype Zavitan chromosome 6B, WEW_v2.0, whole genome shotgun sequence genome:
- the LOC119323391 gene encoding allene oxide cyclase, chloroplastic-like: MAAPPSSVSVRAGASVSAKLTPRQAARAGFGGRVSVSSGRKCGSPVRASLFSPKPAVAMDARPTKVQELHVYELNERDRESPAYLRLSAKQSQNALGDLVPFTNKVYNGSLDKRIGITAGICILIQHVPERNGDRYEAIYSIYFGDYGHITVQGPYLTYEESYLAVTGGSGVFEGVYGQVKLNQIVFPFKIFYTFYLKGIPDLPKELLCTPVPPSPTVEPTPAAKATEPHACLNNFTD, from the exons ATGGCAGCGCCCCCCTCCTCCGTGTCCGTCAGGGCCGGCGCGTCCGTCTCGGCGAAGCTGACCCCTCGCCAGGCCGCGAGGGCTGGGTTCGGTGGCAGGGTCAGCGTCAGCTCGGGCAGGAAGTGCGGCAGCCCCGTGCGGGCGTCGCTCTTCTCGCCCAAGCCTGCGGTGGCCATGGACGCGAGGCCGACCAAGGTGCAGGAGCTGCACGTGTACGAGCTCAACGAGCGCGACCGCGAGAGCCCGGCCTACCTCCGCCTCAGCGCCAAGCAGAGCCAGAACGCGCTCGGCGACCTCGTCCCCTTCACCAACAAG GTGTACAACGGGAGCCTGGACAAGCGGATCGGGATCACGGCGGGGATCTGCATCCTGATCCAGCACGTGCCTGAGCGCAACGGCGACCGCTACGAGGCCATCTACAGCATCTACTTCGGCGACTACGGCCACATCACCGTGCAGGGGCCCTACCTCACCTACGAGGAGTCCTACCTCGCCGTCACCGGCGGCTCCGGCGTCTTCGAGGGCGTCTACGGCCAGGTCAAGCTCAACCAGATCGTCTTCCCCTTCAAGATCTTCTACACCTTCTACCTCAAGGGCATCCCGGACCTGCCAAAGGAGCTGCTCTGCACGCCTGTACCGCCCTCCCCCACCGTCGAGCCCACGCCCGCAGCCAAGGCCACCGAGCCACACGCATGCCTCAACAACTTCACCGACTAG